In Uranotaenia lowii strain MFRU-FL chromosome 2, ASM2978415v1, whole genome shotgun sequence, one genomic interval encodes:
- the LOC129741415 gene encoding uncharacterized protein LOC129741415, protein MSGRNEKTPSHFEEEEESNCATCTRPDSEEDMVQCDACDAWHHYTCAGVDSTVTSLPWICSKCMDDKDDDAASVHSHTSSILSVSLSQMMDKQQLERERADLELQRRHLGEQQKLLLSVAAGNTSSHILPRGMPNRTGTTIPGIEFPSIDPKETYIEPATVHPAISPYAGIIDQATNHRTSSQPEMATSFVDLSKSPQLTAPAAVWSQQPPTSRSVNNHHVALHALKASVERCEASDKLSPGQLLELQRQLDHCRQLLSVTNPVVGDEQSDARKQTGTIPKTSRILPTVSEEYRFPEPSNTPHEREDYSGPVKQSVSQNVLPLVSNTTTKEPSELTNHSTTISSRKQLRNYARSENIPHYRDQLQDMNAHTTYMNNLTSLSNQVNLDYVQQPRFSTARLYDPQEQSHNPRQSNHSVNPSQVLQQPTQQQIVARQSLGRDLPRFSGDPTEWPIFISNYEFTTDACGFSNAENMLRLQRCLSGAALESVRSQLILPAGVPQVIERLRRRYGRPELLINGLLKKVREIPALKNERLEGIIKFGDAVLTLCAHIEAANEHTHLFNPSLLQQLVLKLPDNYQMMWARYRRGLSNVNLQTFNEFMDIIVEDASSIVDLEPDSSTRANGRERAKSKAFINAHAEERFDAQASKAPKESIRQYVCGHCDQLGHRIVECRAFKALSVDDRWRSIRDKELCQNCLYNHGRRSCRLRQSCDIENCQYRHHRLLHPTKCQSTQVDVAENHFHRDFTMSSLFRIIPVKLFGNLGCIETFAFLDEGSDLTLVEEELANELGVKGDFQPLCLKWTGNTPRVEANSQRISLHISGANQDRRYPLENARTVNCLNLPCQSFQLKDVSEKYTYLKGVPISSYTNAEPRILIGIDNLRLALPLKVKEGDSNGPVAVKTRLGWCVYGPRLSPNEEAHSYHINKCTCETDLGETVQRFFTLEASGTSTVPVPISADEQRALTLLESTTKRIGNYFETGLLFKDDYVEFPNSYPMAENRLACLERRMQRDPGLRGNLHQQIREYERKGYAHIATKTELEAADPRKTWYLPIGVVINPKKPGKIRMIWDAAAKTDGISLNSVLLKGPDQLVSLPGVLFRFRQYMVAVTSDIQEMFHQIRIRQEDKHSQRFLWRANPSDKPSIYLMDVATFGSTCSPASAQFVKNRNAEIHAQLYPEPAQAIIRDHYVDDYLASFESEEEALRVARDVRTVHCNGGFKLHNWRSNGVAVLRGLGEEETESAKRLDLSEAGQTERVLGMLWNPSDDLLCFSTQMSDEMQKLIITATRPTKRQVLRCVMTLFDPMGLLSPFIIHGKVLIQELWREGTGWDEQIGEDVHKRWQKWIKMLEFISKIRIPRCYFHLASRETYTNTQMHVFVDASEIAYSCAVYLSTKGEEGPSKCCLVAAKSKVAPLKPWSIPRLELQGCVLGVRWAKFVRENHDVPIVKTVFWTDSRTALAWIKADPRNYRQFVAFRVSEILEHTTASDWRWVPSKSNPADEATKWGSGPYFNPESIWFNGPEFLLYPESQWPQPTESVTSTSEEIRNSSLHHRVVEPVLGFNRFASWGRLNRVTAYVRRYLQNFFKGSNLTGPLQQQELQLAAEAIFKIVQKDSFPDEIIALENKENNKHGQRAIEKRSSIYKLMPFLDERGLLRERGRIDAVRNVPYDTRHPIILPKNHPVTDLIILDCHKLYRHRNNETVVNELRQLYSIPTLRALVKKAARNCQICRIRLARPRIPVMAPLPPARLAHHERAFTYTGLDYFGPLLVKLGRARVKRWIALFTCLTVRAVHLEVAYTLSTESCISCVRRFVGRRGSPVEFFTDNGTNFQGADRVLRGQISQGLSATFTNANTKWNFNPPGAPHMGGAWERLVQSVKAAMADAYVEGKLDDEGLQTLVVESESMINKRPLTYLPLESEESEALTPNHFLLLNSNGTKSPRESVHNWSTEKQESYRKLLGNSWLVIQAKLNVFWQRWLVEYLPIIRRQSKWFDEAKPLEEGDLVMVADAAKIGNWERGRIIEVLRHPDGRSRRAVVQIGKNKFIRPVSRMALLDVVKREAPDESRLHQGEVVISSKLAPRSETDDMCQNI, encoded by the coding sequence ATGTCCGGCAGGAATGAAAAAACTCCTTCACATTTCGAAGAGGAGGAAGAATCTAACTGTGCCACGTGTACTAGACCGGATTCTGAAGAGGACATGGTTCAATGTGATGCCTGTGATGCTTGGCATCATTATACATGCGCTGGAGTGGATTCGACCGTGACCAGTTTACCGTGGATATGTAGCAAATGTATGGATGATAAGGATGATGATGCCGCCTCGGTCCATAGTCACACCAGTTCGATTCTTTCCGTGAGCCTAAGTCAAATGATGGATAAACAGCAACTCGAACGAGAAAGGGCGGATTTGGAACTACAACGTCGACACTTGGGGGAACAACAAAAGCTGTTGCTGAGCGTCGCTGCAGGAAACACGTCGAGTCACATTTTACCTCGGGGAATGCCTAATCGAACCGGTACTACCATTCCTGGAATAGAATTTCCCAGCATCGATCCAAAAGAAACATACATCGAACCAGCTACGGTACACCCTGCGATTTCGCCGTATGCAGGTATTATTGATCAAGCAACGAATCATCGAACTTCATCACAACCGGAAATGGCCACATCCTTCGTAGACCTCTCAAAATCACCTCAACTCACGGCGCCCGCAGCGGTTTGGAGCCAACAACCACCTACATCACGTAGCGTAAACAACCACCACGTAGCTTTACATGCTTTGAAGGCCAGTGTGGAGAGATGTGAGGCTAGCGACAAATTATCTCCGGGCCAGCTACTCGAGCTCCAACGCCAACTCGACCATTGCCGTCAACTGCTATCCGTAACCAATCCGGTTGTAGGTGATGAACAGTCGGATGCACGAAAGCAAACTGGTACGATCCCGAAGACGTCTCGGATTCTACCCACAGTATCGGAAGAATATCGTTTTCCTGAGCCAAGCAACACACCACACGAACGCGAGGATTATTCTGGGCCAGTTAAGCAGTCGGTAAGCCAGAATGTATTACCACTGGTGAGTAATACAACAACTAAGGAGCCCTCAGAATTAACAAACCACTCCACGACCATTTCATCCCGAAAGCAGCTGCGAAATTACGCGCGCTCGGAGAATATTCCTCATTACCGTGATCAGTTGCAAGACATGAACGCACACACGACCTATATGAATAATTTGACTTCTCTTTCAAACCAAGTCAATCTCGATTATGTACAACAGCCGCGATTTTCCACCGCGCGTTTGTATGATCCCCAAGAACAATCTCATAACCCTCGTcaatcaaatcactcagtgaaTCCCTCCCAAGTTCTCCAACAACCAACACAACAACAAATAGTAGCGCGACAGTCCCTGGGAAGAGACCTTCCCCGCTTTTCCGGTGATCCAACAGAATGGCCCATCTTCATCTCCAACTACGAATTCACGACGGATGCTTGCGGTTTCTCCAACGCAGAAAATATGTTGCGGCTACAGCGGTGTTTATCGGGTGCAGCGCTCGAGTCAGTACGCAGTCAGCTGATACTACCAGCAGGAGTACCGCAGGTTATAGAAAGGTTACGAAGACGGTATGGACGCCCGGAACTACTTATCAACGGGCTATTGAAGAAGGTACGTGAAATCCCAGCATTAAAGAATGAGCGATTGGAAGGCATAATTAAGTTCGGGGACGCAGTGCTTACACTGTGCGCCCACATCGAGGCAGCGAATGAGCACACTCATCTCTTCAACCCATCTTTACTGCAACAATTAGTTTTGAAACTTCCTGATAACTACCAGATGATGTGGGCTAGATATAGACGGGGACTCAGCAACGTGAATCTTCAAACTTTTAACGAATTCATGGACATAATCGTAGAGGATGCATCAAGCATCGTAGATTTGGAACCGGATTCATCGACGCGTGCTAACGGACGAGAGCGGGCAAAATCTAAAGCCTTTATCAACGCACACGCCGAAGAAAGGTTTGATGCGCAAGCATCGAAGGCACCGAAGGAATCGATCAGACAATATGTTTGTGGACACTGCGATCAGCTTGGACATAGGATTGTCGAATGTAGAGCTTTCAAAGCGTTGAGTGTCGACGATAGATGGCGTAGTATAAGAGACAAAGAACtgtgtcaaaattgtttgtACAATCACGGACGTCGATCGTGTCGATTACGCCAAAGCTGTGATATCGAGAATTGCCAATACCGCCACCATCGTTTACTTCACCCTACGAAGTGTCAGTCTACTCAAGTTGATGTTGCCGAAAATCACTTTCATCGAGATTTTACCATGTCATCATTGTTTAGAATCATACCCGTTAAATTGTTTGGAAATCTCGGCTGCATTGAAACTTTCGCTTTCCTGGACGAAGGATCTGATCTCACATTAGTGGAAGAAGAACTCGCGAACGAATTAGGAGTCAAGGGCGACTTCCAACCTCTCTGCCTTAAATGGACGGGCAATACCCCCCGCGTTGAGGCAAACTCTCAGCGAATTTCCCTGCACATATCGGGAGCAAATCAAGACAGGCGATATCCATTAGAGAACGCTCGCACTGTAAACTGTTTGAACCTTCCTTGCCAATCCTTCCAGTTGAAAGATGTGTCTGAAAAGTATACCTACCTGAAAGGCGTTCCGATTTCTAGCTATACCAATGCCGAGCCGCGGATTCTTATTGGTATTGACAATTTAAGATTGGCACTTCCGCTCAAGGTAAAGGAGGGCGACAGCAACGGGCCAGTGGCGGTAAAGACCAGATTAGGTTGGTGTGTCTATGGGCCCCGTCTGAGCCCCAATGAAGAAGCGCACAGCTATCATATTAATAAATGTACTTGTGAAACGGATCTGGGAGAAACAGTCCAAAGGTTTTTTACGTTGGAAGCGTCTGGAACGTCAACCGTACCCGTTCCCATATCAGCGGACGAGCAACGGGCCCTAACCTTACTTGAATCTACAACTAAGCGAATTGGTAACTACTTTGAAACAGGCCTGCTGTTTAAAGATGATTACGTGGAGTTTCCTAATAGCTACCCAATGGCCGAAAACAGATTAGCTTGCCTCGAGAGGCGTATGCAACGCGATCCTGGACTTAGAGGAAATCTACATCAACAAATTCGAGAATACGAACGCAAAGGCTACGCACACATTGCTACAAAGACTGAACTCGAAGCAGCTGACCCCAGGAAGACGTGGTATCTACCAATCGGGGTAGTGATTAACCCTAAGAAACCCGGAAAGATCCGGATGATATGGGATGCCGCCGCAAAAACAGATGGTATCTCGTTGAATAGCGTTCTTCTAAAGGGTCCCGATCAGCTGGTATCCCTGCCCGGCGTCTTATTTCGTTTTCGTCAATATATGGTGGCAGTTACGTCCGACATTCAGGAGATGTTCCACCAAATTCGCATCAGACAGGAAGACAAACATTCGCAGAGATTTTTGTGGCGCGCAAATCCTTCAGACAAGCCCAGTATATACTTGATGGACGTTGCTACGTTTGGTAGCACCTGCTCACCTGCCTCAGCGCAGTTTGTCAAAAACAGAAATGCGGAAATACATGCTCAGTTATACCCAGAACCGGCTCAAGCGATTATTCGTGACCATTACGTAGACGATTATTTGGCCAGTTTTGAATCGGAAGAGGAGGCATTGCGAGTTGCGCGAGATGTCCGAACAGTTCATTGTAATGGAGGTTTCAAGTTACACAACTGGCGATCGAATGGAGTGGCAGTGTTACGTGGCTTAGGAGAAGAGGAGACGGAATCAGCAAAACGTCTTGACCTATCGGAAGCAGGGCAAACGGAGCGAGTACTTGGCATGTTGTGGAATCCTTCGGATGACCTGCTGTGTTTTTCGACTCAAATGAGCGACGAGATGCAGAAACTAATCATTACGGCTACACGACCAACAAAAAGACAAGTTCTCCGTTGTGTAATGACTTTATTTGATCCCATGGGTTTATTGTCCCCATTCATTATCCACGGCAAAGTACTCATACAAGAGTTATGGCGAGAAGGTACAGGTTGGGACGAGCAAATAGGCGAAGACGTTCATAAAAGATGGCAAAAGTGGATCAAGATGTTGGAGTTTATATCAAAGATTAGGATTCCCCGATGCTATTTTCACCTGGCGTCACGAGAGACCTATACCAACACGCAGATGCACGTATTCGTTGACGCTAGTGAAATAGCCTATTCATGTGCGGTATATTTGAGCACAAAAGGCGAAGAAGGACCTTCAAAATGTTGCCTTGTTGCGGCGAAATCCAAGGTGGCTCCATTGAAACCCTGGTCTATTCCTAGACTGGAACTGCAAGGATGCGTTTTGGGAGTTCGTTGGGCGAAATTTGTACGAGAAAATCACGACGTTCCAATTGTGAAGACGGTTTTTTGGACAGACTCCAGAACAGCGCTGGCTTGGATCAAAGCAGATCCCCGAAACTACCGACAGTTTGTTGCATTTAGAGTGAGTGAGATCCTAGAACATACTACGGCCAGCGACTGGCGCTGGGTCCCATCAAAATCCAATCCAGCAGACGAAGCTACGAAATGGGGAAGTGGCCCATACTTCAATCCAGAGAGCATATGGTTTAACGGCCCAGAATTCCTTTTGTATCCTGAATCACAATGGCCGCAACCGACCGAATCCGTCACTTCTACGTCAGAAGAAATCCGAAATTCCAGTCTTCACCACCGTGTTGTAGAACCCGTTTTAGGCTTCAACCGCTTCGCTTCATGGGGTCGCCTAAATAGGGTAACTGCATATGTACGGAGATACCtgcaaaactttttcaaaggatCGAACCTCACTGGACCGTTACAACAACAAGAACTACAACTGGCTGCAGaagctatttttaaaattgttcaaaaggATTCGTTCCCGGACGAAATAATCGCGCTTGAAAATAAGGAAAACAACAAACATGGTCAAAGAGCTATTGAGAAACGCAGTTCCATTTACAAACTGATGCCATTCCTAGATGAAAGAGGATTGTTAAGAGAACGAGGTCGCATCGACGCAGTTAGAAATGTTCCGTACGACACCCGACACCCAATTATCCTTCCAAAAAACCATCCTGTTACTGATTTGATAATTCTAGACTGTCATAAACTTTATAGACACAGAAACAATGAAACTGTAGTTAACGAATTACGCCAACTTTACAGTATTCCAACACTACGTGCCTTGGTAAAGAAGGCCGCTAGAAACTGCCAGATTTGTAGAATCCGCTTGGCGCGTCCGAGAATCCCAGTGATGGCACCGTTACCCCCAGCACGTCTTGCACACCACGAGCGAGCTTTCACATACACGGGGTTAgactattttggaccgcttttgGTGAAACTCGGAAGAGCCAGAGTCAAAAGGTGGATTGCTTTATTTACGTGCTTGACCGTTCGCGCAGTTCACCTCGAAGTCGCCTACACACTATCTACAGAATCCTGCATCTCATGCGTTCGACGCTTCGTGGGTCGACGTGGATCTCCGGTGGAATTCTTTACCGATAATGGAACTAATTTCCAAGGAGCTGATCGTGTTTTACGTGGGCAAATAAGCCAGGGACTGTCAGCTACATTCACCAATGCGAACACAAAATGGAACTTTAATCCACCAGGAGCACCGCATATGGGTGGCGCCTGGGAGCGCTTGGTACAATCCGTAAAAGCTGCTATGGCAGATGCTTATGTCGAGGGGAAACTTGATGACGAGGGGTTACAGACGTTGGTCGTGGAGTCAGAAAGTATGATAAACAAAAGGCCTCTGACCTATTTACCTCTTGAATCTGAAGAATCCGAGGCGCTGACGCCAAACCactttcttcttctgaattccAATGGGACCAAATCACCTAGAGAAAGTGTTCACAATTGGTCTACCGAAAAACAAGAATCATATCGTAAACTGCTTGGGAATTCGTGGCTTGTAATTCAAGCTAAACTCAACGTGTTTTGGCAACGGTGGTTGGTTGAGTATCTACCAATTATAAGGCGACAATCGAAGTGGTTCGATGAGGCCAAGCCTCTCGAAGAAGGAGACTTAGTAATGGTTGCCGACGCAGCAAAGATCGGAAACTGGGAGCGAGGTCGGATCATTGAAGTACTGCGGCATCCCGACGGACGGTCGAGGAGAGCTGTGGTCCAAATCGGAAAAAATAAGTTCATACGTCCTGTATCCCGGATGGCCCTGCTTGATGTGGTGAAACGTGAAGCTCCGGATGAATCCAGACTACACCAGGGGGAGGTTGTTATTTCTAGCAAGCTGGCACCCCGGTCAGAAACTGATGACATGTGTCAGAATATCTAA